A single region of the Leptodactylus fuscus isolate aLepFus1 chromosome 5, aLepFus1.hap2, whole genome shotgun sequence genome encodes:
- the LOC142204282 gene encoding olfactory receptor 11L1-like, giving the protein MCSTSLNCTCPRILAGRTSKEEEGQMEHQQWRGVKKEMNQTWITEVLLLGFQNLQDFRIVLFLLLLLIYGLSIGGNLLIITLVSNTKSLHTPMYFLLTQLSVSDIMLTTTIVPNMLYTTLNKRRVMYFASCLVQFYFFGVSECSECLHLTIMSYDRYLAICSPLRYPTLMGLVFCQKLVSLSWILSLFVMWLEVITVTMLQFCGPNIIDHFFCDLFPLLDLSCSDTSMVQLEIILLSIPVLVLPFAFIIISYIFIISSILKITSITGRHKTFSTCSSHLTVVSLFYGTLFTSYVLPTRSQSVNVSKILSLLYTVMTPLVNPIIYSLRNKEMKAALENFVTIFKLRSLYSVKK; this is encoded by the exons atgtgcagtaccagtctgaactgcacatgcccgagaatTCTGGCCGGAAGAACATCCAAGGAGGAGGAGGGTCAGATGGAGCACCAGCAATGGAGGGGTGTGAAAAAG GAGATGAACCAGACCTGGATCACTGAAGTTCTGCTCTTGGGATTCCAAAATCTTCAAGATTTCCGAATAGTTTTGTTCCTCCTTTTACTTTTGATCTATGGTTTATCAATtggtgggaacctcctgatcatcaccctggtgtccaacACCAAGAGCCTTCACACCCCCATGTATTTCCTCCTCACGCAGCTCTCTGTATCAGACATCATGCTGACCACCACCATTGTCCCCAACATGTTGTACACCACTCTGAATAAGCGCCGTGTCATGTATTTTGCGAGTTGTTTAGTTCAATTTTACTTTTTTGGTGTCTCGGAGTGCTCGGAATGTCTTCATCTCACCATAATGTCCTACGACAGATACTTGGCCATTTGTTCTCCATTGCGTTATCCCACCCTGATGGGACTTGTGTTTTGCCAGAAATTGGTTTCCCTTTCTTGGATCCTGAGCTTGTTTGTAATGTGGTTGGAGGTGATAACCGTCACCATGCTGCAGTTTTGTGGACCAAATATtattgaccatttcttctgtgatctCTTTCCTCTTCTAGATCTTTCTTGTTCAGACACCTCGATGGTCCAACTAGAAATCATTCTCCTCAGCATCCCAGTGCTTGTCCTGCCGTTTGCTTTCATTATAATATCCTATATTTTTATCATTTCTTCTATCTTGAAGATTACATCCATAACTGGTAGACATAAAACTTTTTCAACTTGTAGCTCCCACCTGACTGTGGTTTCCTTGTTTTATGGGACATTGTTCACTTCTTATGTTCTCCCAACCAGAAGTCAGTCAGTAAATGTTAGTAAGATCCTCTCCCTGTTATACACTGTGATGACCCCTCTAGTGAACCCCAtcatatacagtctgaggaataaagagATGAAGGCCGCACTTGAAAATTTTGTCACAATCTTTAAGTTACGGTCATTGTATTCTGTTAAAAAATAG